One Cricetulus griseus strain 17A/GY chromosome 5, alternate assembly CriGri-PICRH-1.0, whole genome shotgun sequence genomic window carries:
- the LOC113835851 gene encoding LOW QUALITY PROTEIN: uncharacterized protein LOC113835851 (The sequence of the model RefSeq protein was modified relative to this genomic sequence to represent the inferred CDS: substituted 1 base at 1 genomic stop codon) — protein sequence MGQTVTTPLTLTLDHWTDVKTRAHNLSVEVRKGPWQTFCSSEWPSFGVGWPPEGTFNLSLISAVKRIIFQASGGHPDQVPYIIVWEDLVQNPTPWVRPWTTGAETVTVAVAAKPKVPPPDKPVPAPSAPTKIYPEIDDGSLLLDYPPPPYPQPASHSRPPQVSPPADSRTASETGPAAGTRSRRGRSPGGEGAGFDSATALPLRAYGPALAPGELVPLQYWPFSSADLYNWKTNHSSFSENPSGLTGLLESLMFSHQPTWDDCQQLLQVLFTTEERERILLEARKNVPGPDGAPTNLPNLIDAAFPLIRPDWDYNSAEGRERLTVYRRALVAGLKGAARRPTNLAKVREVLQGPVEPPSVFLERLMEAYRRYTPFDPSSEGQQAAVAMAFIGQSAPDIKKKLQRLEGLQDYTLQDLVKEAEKVYHKRETEEEKQEREKRETEEREKRRDRRQEKNLTRILAAVVGEERVEKRQLGHLGNKANRPVGGQRPRLEKDQCAYCKEKGHWARECPKKKQKGPKVLALEEDXGSRGSVPLPEPRVTLSVEGNPVDFLVDTGAEHSVLTEPLGQLGSRRTLVTGATGSKLYPWTTKRSLKIGKSQVTHSFLVIPECPAPLLGRDLLTKLKAQVQFTSTGPEVTWGETPIACLVLNLEEEYRLHEPKIENLPSKEWLVAFPGVWAEQAGMGLAKRVPPVVVELKAAATPISVRQYPMTQEAKEGIRPHIQRLLQQGILIHCQSPWNTPLLPVRKPGTNDYRPVQDLREVNKRVLDIHPTVPNPYNLLSSLPPERSWYTVLDLKDAFFCLRLHPSSQLLFAFEWWDPDGGHTGQLTWTRLPQGFKNSPTLFNEALHRDLAPFRARNPQISLLQYVDDLLLAASTWELCLNGTKELLKELGELGYRVSAKKAQLCCPEVTYLGYTLREGKRWLTEARKKTVMQIPTPTTPRQVREFLGTVGFCRLWIPGFATLAAPLYPLTKDKVPFTWKEEHQKAFEKIKTALLTAPALTLPDLTKTFTLYVDERAGIARGVLTQALGPWKRPVAYLSKKLDPVASGWPSCLKAIAAVALLVKDADKLTLGQHVTIIAPHALESIVRQPPDRWMTNSRMTHYQSLLLTDRITFAPPAILNPATLLPEADDSTPVHRCADILAEETGVRTDLTDQPWPGVPSWYTDGSSFVVEGKRKAGAAVVDGKQVLWASSLPEGTSAQKAELLALIQALRLAEGKAVNIYTDSRYAFATAHIHGAIYRQRGLLTSAGKDIKNKEEILALLEAIHLPKKLSIVHCPGHQKGTDPVTRGNQMADQTAKQAAHGTTVLIEEIRNHPPEPPEHTHKGCALTEDGQIVLPAKEGQDYVKRLHQLTHLGTEKLKQLIKSSKYCVQDLHTTTKQVVEACQACTMTNATRPFKEPGKRMRGDRPGVYWEVDFTEVKPGKYGNKYLLVFIDTFSGWVEAFPTKSETAQVVTKKILEEILPRFGIPKVIGSDNGPAFVAQVSQELATQLGINWKLHCAYRPQSSGQVERMNRTLKETLTKLAIETGGKDWVTLLPFALLRVRNSPGRFGLTPYEILHGGPPPLTESCGILDPSTYSPSSSALFTHLKALEVIKTQIWSRIKEAYAPGTITVPHGFQVGDSVLVRRHRAGTLEPRWKGPYLVLLTTPSAVKVDGIAAWVHASHVKKTPSQGKNNHEENWTVAISDNPLKLRLRRSPNLG from the coding sequence ATGGGACAGACCGTGACGACCCCGCTAACACTGACCCTGGACCATTGGACGGACGTTAAGACGAGGGCTCATAATCTTTCTGTTGAAGTCAGGAAAGGGCCATGGCAGACTTTCTGCTCCTCTGAGTGGCCGAGTTTTGGCGTAGGATGGCCTCCGGAGGGAACTTTTAACCTGTCTCTCATTTCCGCTGTCAAGCGAATTATCTTTCAGGCCTCAGGGGGACACCCTGATCAGGTTCCATACATTATCGTATGGGAGGACCTGGTCCAAAATCCGACACCCTGGGTGAGACCCTGGACGACAGGGGCAGAAACGGTGACGGTGGCCGTGGCCGCCAAACCGAAAGTACCCCCTCCAGATAAACCGGTACCTGCTCCATCGGCCCCTACGAAGATTTATCCTGAAATTGATGATGGTTCCCTTCTCCTCGACTACCCTCCACCCCCGTATCCTCAACCAGCTTCCCACTCACGTCCCCCACAGGTGTCGCCCCCCGCCGACTCCCGGACGGCCTCTGAAACAGGACCGGCGGCCGGAACCCGAAGCCGCCGGGGTCGTAGCCCAGGGGGAGAAGGCGCGGGGTTTGACTCTGCTACTGCCCTACCTTTACGAGCTTATGGACCCGCCCTGGCTCCGGGAGAACTGGTCCCGCTACAGTACTGGCCGTTCTCATCAGCCGATTTGTATAACTGGAAAACTAACCACTCCTCTTTTTCAGAGAATCCCTCAGGCCTGACGGGGCTTCTTGAGTCCCTAATGTTTTCTCATCAGCCCACCTGGGATGATTGCCAGCAGCTTTTGCAAGTCCTTTTTACCacggaagagagggagagaatccTCCTAGAAGCTAGAAAAAATGTTCCGGGACCAGATGGagcccccaccaacctccctAACCTTATAGATGCAGCTTTTCCCTTGATCCGCCCTGACTGGGATTACAACTCTGCAGAAGGTAGGGAGCGTCTCACGGTCTACCGCCGGGCTCTAGTGGCAGGTCTCAAGGGAGCTGCAAGGCGACCCACGAATTTGGCTAAGGTAAGGGAGGTCCTACAAGGTCCGGTGGAGCCACCCTCTGTCTTTTTAGAGCGCTTAATGGAGGCTTACAGGAGATATACTCCATTTGATCCCTCCTCAGAGGGACAGCAGGCGGCTGTAGCTATGGCTTTTATAGGACAATCAGCCCCTGATATCAAGAAGAAGTTACAAAGATTAGAGGGGCTCCAAGATTATACTTTACAGGATTTagtgaaggaagcagagaaagtgtATCATAAGAGGGAGACtgaggaagagaagcaggagagagaaaaaagagagacgGAAGAAAGGGAGAAACGGCGTGACCGCCGCCAAGAGAAGAATCTGACTAGGATTTTGGCCGCAGTAGTAGGTGAAGAAAGGGTAGAGAAAAGACAGTTAGGGCATCTGGGCAACAAAGCAAATAGACCCGTGGGCGGACAGAGACCACGACTTGAAAAGGACCAATGCGCATACTGCAAAGAGAAAGGACATTGGGCCAGAGAATGccccaaaaagaaacagaagggcccTAAGGTACTGGCCCTTGAAGAAGATTAGGGGAGTCGGGGCTCGGTCCCCCTCCCCGAGCCCAGGGTAACTCTCTCTGTGGAGGGGAACCCCGTTGACttcttagtggacactggggctgAACACTCGGTCTTGACTGAACCATTAGGACAATTAGGATCAAGAAGGACTCTGGTCACAGGAGCCACTGGTAGTAAACTTTATCCctggacaacaaaaagaagtttaaaaataggaaaaagccAAGTGACTCACTCTTTCCTTGTAATCCCTGAGTGCCCTGCACCGCTTCTGGGCAGGGACTTGCTGACTAAACTAAAGGCTCAGGTCCAGTTCACCTCGACAGGGCCGGAAGTCACCTGGGGGGAGACACCTATAGCATGTTTAGTCCTAAATCTAGAAGAAGAATATCGCCTCCATGAACCCAAGATTGAGAATTTGCCCTCTAAGGAATGGTTGGTAGCTTTTCCAGGAGTTTGGGCAGAGCAAGCGGGAATGGGACTGGCTAAGCGGGTACCGCCAGTGGTGGTAGAATTAAAAGCAGCTGCTACCCCCATCTCAGTCAGGCAGTACCCCATGACTCAGGAGGCTAAAGAAGGCATTCGACCACACATCCAGAGGCTATTACAACAAGGTATACTGATTCATTGCCAGTCCCCCTGGAATACTCCCCTCTTGCCGGTACGTAAGCCTGGAACTAATGACTATCGACCTGTCCAGGACTTGAGAGAGGTCAACAAGCGGGTACTGGACATCCACCCGACAGTGCCCAATCCCTACAATTTGCTAAGTTCCCTGCCACCGGAGCGGTCCTGGTACACTGTTCTGGATTTAAAAGATGCTTTTTTCTGCCTCAGGCTACATCCAAGTAGCCAACTCCTGTTTGCCTTCGAATGGTGGGACCCCGACGGAGGACACACCGGTCAGCTGACCTGGACCAGGCTTCCACAGGGATTCAAGAACTCGCCAACTCTCTTCAATGAAGCGCTCCACCGTGACCTTGCGCCCTTCAGGGCACGAAACCCCCAAATCTCTCTCTTACAGTATGTAGATGATTTGCTGCTTGCAGCCTCGACCTGGGAACTGTGCCTTAATGGGACCAAAGAGCTTCTAAAAGAATTGGGTGAGTTGGGGTACCGGGTGTCCGCAAAAAAGGCCCAATTATGCTGTCCAGAAGTTACCTACCTGGGATACACCCTCCGAGAAGGGAAGCGGTGGCTCACTGAAGCCCGAAAGAAAACTGTGATGCAGATCCCGACCCCCACCACTCCACGACAAGTACGTGAGTTTCTGGGAACGGTGGGCTTTTGTAGACTCTGGATACCAGGATTCGCCACTTTGGCGGCCCCTTTGTACCCTCTGACTAAAGACAAAGTCCCATTTACATGGAAAGAAGAACATcagaaagcctttgaaaaaataaagactgCCCTGCTCACAGCCCCTGCTTTGACTCTGCCAGACTTGACCAAAACTTTCACCTTATACGTTGATGAACGGGCTGGAATAGCTCGGGGAGTCCTGACTCAGGCCCTGGGTCCTTGGAAGCGGCCGGTGGCTTACTTGTCAAAGAAACTAGACCCGGTAGCCAGCGGTTGGCCCTCTTGTCTGAAAGCCATTGCCGCAGTAGCCTTGCTTGTCAAAGATGCTGACAAGCTGACCCTGGGTCAACATGTGACTATAATCGCCCCTCATGCCTTAGAGAGTATTGTACGGCAGCCCCCCGACCGCTGGATGACAAACTCTCGAATGACTCATTACCAGAGCTTGTTACTAACTGATCGAATAACTTTTGCTCCCCCTGCTATCCTCAACCCTGCCACCCTACTCCCTGAAGCAGATGACTCTACTCCTGTGCATCGATGCGCTGATATCCTGGCGGAGGAGACTGGAGTCAGAACGGACCTGACTGATCAACCTTGGCCAGGTGTGCCTAGCTGGTATACGGATGGCAGCAGCTTCGtggtggaaggaaaaagaaaagcaggagcAGCGGTGGTAGATGGGAAACAGGTGCTGTGGGCCAGCAGCCTCCCAGAGGGGACGTCTGCTCAAAAAGCCGAACTTTTGGCACTAATTCAAGCTCTGCGCCTGGCAGAAGGTAAGGCTGTCAACATCTATACTGATAGCCGCTACGCCTTTGCTACCGCCCACATTCATGGAGCTATCTATAGGCAGAGGGGCCTACTCACATCGGCAGggaaagacattaaaaacaaagaagaaatcctGGCTCTTCTAGAAGCCATACACCTACCCAAGAAATTGTCCATTGTCCATTGTCCAGGACATCAAAAGGGGACTGACCCAGTTACACGGGGAAACCAGATGGCAGATCAGACAGCCAAGCAAGCCGCCCATGGAACTACGGTGCTAATAGAAGAAATCAGAAATCACCCACCAGAGCCCCCGGAGCACACACATAAAGGCTGTGCCTTGACTGAAGATGGGCAAATTGTCTTACCAGCTAAAGAAGGGCAGGACTATGTAAAAAGGTTACATCAACTAACTCACCTCGGAACTGAAAAACTTAAACAACTAATTAAAAGTTCCAAATACTGTGTTCAAGACCTACACACCACAACAAAACAGGTAGTGGAGGCATGCCAAGCCTGTACTATGACCAATGCGACCCGACCGTTCAAGGAGCCTGGAAAAAGAATGAGGGGAGACCGACCAGGAGTCTATTGGGAAGTAGACTTTACTGAAGTTAAGCCAGGAAAATATGGTAATAAATATCTTCTAGTTTTTATAGACACTTTTTCAGGATGGGTGGAAGCCTTTCCCACAAAATCTGAAACTGCTCAGGTGGTGACCaagaagatactagaagaaaTTCTGCCCAGATTCGGGATTCCCAAGGTAATCGGGTCTGATAACGGCCCAGCTTTTGTTGCCCAGGTAAGTCAAGAATTGGCCACTCAACTGGGGATtaattggaaattacattgtgcttACAGACCCCAGAGCTCAGGACAGGTAGAAAGGATGAATAGAACTCTAAAAGAGACCCTTACTAAATTAGCTATTGAGACCGGCGGCAAGGACTGGGTGACCCTCCTCCCCTTTGCACTTCTTAGAGTCCGAAACTCGCCCGGGCGTTTCGGCCTCACCCCTTATGAAATCCTACATGGGGGACCGCCCCCCTTAACGGAGTCGTGCGGGATATTGGATCCTAGCACTtactccccctcctcttctgctttaTTTACTCACTTAAAGGCCTTAGAAGTTATTAAAACACAGATCTGGAGTCGAATTAAAGAAGCCTACGCTCCAGGAACCATCACGGTGCCCCACGGGTTCCAGGTCGGAGACTCAGTCCTGGTCAGACGACATCGCGCTGGCACGCTTGAGCCCCGGTGGAAGGGACCCTACCTGGTGCTGTTGACTACCCCCTCAGCAGTCAAGGTCGACGGGATTGCTGCCTGGGTCCATGCTTCCCATGTCAAGAAGACACCCAGTCAGGGCAAGAATAACCATGAAGAAAATTGGACAGTGGCAATCAGTGACAATCCTCTTAAGCTGCGCCTTCGCCGTAGCCCCAACCTTGGGTAA